Proteins encoded in a region of the Polyodon spathula isolate WHYD16114869_AA chromosome 9, ASM1765450v1, whole genome shotgun sequence genome:
- the zgc:152951 gene encoding uncharacterized protein zgc:152951 — translation MQELQCKLDAVHSNHSLWYRTDASQMETESESSGRLAGRVTVYTIVGCAHCLRAKSRLKELGLPFCEVDVNEHSAVGQKIRELTGSSSVPQIYFNNIHVGGNDDFQKLPPEELQRLINIVKVDPLLLDAPPLQVEGSKEHEGDHKEGAAELSEALRRLILKMYADHLSADGKFVDYKAMAKSQAFEKYCELAIQLQRVELEIMSREEKLAFFINIYNTLVIHGHMKMGSPKNMWQRYRFFNYVSYLIGGAVFTLQDIENGILRGNRKGVAQLMRPFSKGDPRLQIALPDAEPLIHFALNCGAKGCPPIKTYTAKNIDNELRTAAEAFLENDGGCQINTAKGEVQLSQIFKWYKVDFGDTDEKLLQWILNHMGNSPKKKELDALLQAASYTVVYLPYDWSTNGKD, via the exons cctcACAGATGGAAACAGAATCAGAAAGCTCAGGGAGGCTGGCAGGCAGAGTGACAGTGTATACGATCGTGGGCTGCGCGCACTGTCTGCGAGCTAAATCCCGTCTAAAGGAGTTGGGTCTCCCGTTCTGCGAGGTGGATGTGAACGAGCACAGTGCTGTGGGGCAGAAGATCAGAGAGCTCACTGGTAGCAGCAGCGTACCgcagatatattttaataacatacaCGTCGGAGGCAACGACGACTTCCAGAAACTG CCACCAGAGGAGCTCCAGAGGCTGATAAATATAGTAAAAGTAGATCCTTTGTTATTAGACGCACCTCCACTGCAGGTCGAAGGAAGCAAAGAGCATGAAGGAGACCACAAAGAAGGGG CTGCTGAACTGTCCGAAGCATTGCGACGCTTGATTCTTAAGATGTATGCAGACCACCTCTCAGCTGATGGCAAG TTTGTAGATTATAAGGCCATGGCCAAAAGCCAGGCGTTTGAGAAGTATTGCGAACTGGCTATTCAGCTGCAACGCGTAGAACTGGAGATTATGAGCAGGGAGGAGAAGCTGGCTTTCTTTATTAACATCTACAACACCCTGGTCATCCACGGACACATGAAGATGGGCTCTCCGAAGAACATGTGGCAGAGGTACAGA ttttttaattatgtaagtTACCTGATTGGAGGAGCAGTGTTTACACTTCAAGACATTGAAAATGGGATTCTTCGAGGGAACAGGAAAGGTGTTGCCCAGTTGATGAGACCATTCTCTAAGGGAGATCCTCGCCTTCAG ATTGCTCTCCCCGATGCCGAACCGCTAATTCACTTTGCTTTAAACTGTGGTGCAAAGGGGTGCCCTCCTATTAAAACCTATACAGCTAAG AATATTGACAATGAGCTCAGGACAGCAGCAGAGGCTTTTCTGGAAAACGACGGTGGCTGCCAAATAAATACTGCAAAGGGAGAAGTCCAGCTGAGTCAGATCTTCAAATGGTACAAGGTCGATTTCGGGGACACAGATGAGAAG TTGTTACAGTGGATCTTGAATCACATGGGAAATTCTCCAAAGAAAAAGGAACTGGATGCCCTTCTACAGGCAGCTAGCTACACAGTTGTCTATCTACCGTACGACTGGTCTACTAACGGAAAGGACTGA